The Urbifossiella limnaea nucleotide sequence CGACGCACCTGCTGCAGATCTGGCTGACGCCCGACCGCAAGGGACACACCCCGGCCTACCGGCAGAAGCCGTTCGCGGGCGCGGCCGGGGCGTGGCAACTGGTGGCATCGCCGGACGGGGCCGAGGGGTCGCTACCGATCCACGCCGACGCCCGACTCTATCAAGCGAGGCTGACGGGCGAGCAGGTGCGGCACGAGTTGGTCGCGGGCCGCGGCGCGTACGTCCACCTGGCGACGGGCACGGCAACGGTGAACGGCCAGGCGCTGGCCGCCGGCGACGCCGTGACGGTGGAGGGGGAGGCCGCCGTCGAGGTGACCGGAGACGGCACCGTGCTGCTATTCGACTTGGCGTAGCGAACGTCGACGCTCTGAGCCGGTCCCGGACGGGGCCGGCTCAGAGTGCTGAATCACTGCGCCGCCTTGCGGCGCCGCGCCGCCCAGCCGGCGGCTGCGGCCATGCCCGCCAGCCCGGCCACGAGCGTCGACGGCTCCGGCACCCCGT carries:
- a CDS encoding pirin family protein gives rise to the protein MTALRRGADRGVTRVGWLDARHSFSFGDYFDPARHHYRALRVLNEDRVAPGGGFDTHGHRDMEILTTVLAGQLQHRDSMGNGEVIRPGEWQGMTAGTGILHSEFNPSADEPTHLLQIWLTPDRKGHTPAYRQKPFAGAAGAWQLVASPDGAEGSLPIHADARLYQARLTGEQVRHELVAGRGAYVHLATGTATVNGQALAAGDAVTVEGEAAVEVTGDGTVLLFDLA